AGCCTAATAATTCTCTATCCTCTTGCAATTCTTTTAACGCCTCTTTTGCCTCCAGTAAAGAGATACCGCATATTTCTGCTATATCGTCGAGCCTAAAAAATAGCTCGCCTTTTTCAGAAAACCCTCGCGGCTTGGGCATCAATCCCATTTCCGTTCTTCAGGACTTATCCAAACCTATACATACGGTTTATATGCCTGATTTCTGCTTCACTGAGGCAGTTTCACGTCACCTAACCGCATGACGCCAGCGCTATCCTCTCCACAGACTGACCCCGTGGAACTCACGGCGTAATAGCTCCTCCTTAACTCCAAATTTTTCGAATTGAATAATTAGCCAGCATTACGGATTGTTTCCCTTTTCCCCCGTTTCTTTTCGCGTGCGAAACATTTGCAGGCTTTCGCTAAATCCTCCGACATATATTGAGGTTCGCCTAGGATGGGCTGCCCGTTGAGCAGGCACTGATATATTGCGGATACATAGCCTTGCTCATTTGGTTTGTGAGTCAGGTTATCAGACGTTTCTGCTATCGATATTTCTCGCGTTGTCGGTAACACCGGTAACACCGGTAACACCGGTAACACCGGTAACACCGGTAACAACGGTAACACCGGTAACACCGGTAACACCGGTAACACCGGTAACACCGGTAACACCGGGAACACCGGTAACACCGGTAACACCGGTAACACCGGTAACACCGGTAACACCGGTACCACCGGTAACACCGGTAACACCGGTAACACCGGTAACACCGGTAACACCGGTAACATCGGTAACATCGGTAACATCGGCAATCCCGGTACCATCGGCAATACCGGTAACACCGGCAACACCGGTAACCCCGGTAACACCGGTAACACCCAATTTTTCTATGGTTTTATCGTCCTCCTCCTTCAAGGAGTTAGGTGTGTAACCGGTAACGCATGTTGTGTTACCGCTCATTATTTTGTCGGTAACACCGGTAACAACCAATTTTTCTATGGTTTTATCGTCCTCCTCATT
The sequence above is drawn from the Gammaproteobacteria bacterium genome and encodes:
- a CDS encoding hypothetical protein (Evidence 5 : Unknown function) — protein: MPKPRGFSEKGELFFRLDDIAEICGISLLEAKEALKELQEDRELLGLSNEAFIPRYSIH
- a CDS encoding hypothetical protein (Evidence 5 : Unknown function), with amino-acid sequence MVVTGVTDKIMSGNTTCVTGYTPNSLKEEDDKTIEKLGVTGVTGVTGVAGVTGIADGTGIADVTDVTDVTGVTGVTGVTGVTGVTGGTGVTGVTGVTGVTGVTGVPGVTGVTGVTGVTGVTGVTVVTGVTGVTGVTGVTGVTDNARNIDSRNV